Proteins from a single region of Calonectris borealis chromosome 14, bCalBor7.hap1.2, whole genome shotgun sequence:
- the EIF4G2 gene encoding eukaryotic translation initiation factor 4 gamma 2 isoform X2: MLGNIKFIGELGKLDLIHESILHKCIKTLLEKKKRVQLKDMGEDLECLCQIMRTVGPRLDHAKAKSLMDQYFARMRSLMSSKELPARIRFLLQDTVELREHNWVPRKAFLDNGPKTINQIRQDAVKDLGVFIPAPMSQGMRSDFFLEGPFMPPRMKLDRDPLGGLADMFGQMPGSGIGTGPGVIQDRFSPTMGRHRSNQLFNGHGGHLMPSAQSQFGELGKSFLKSQISLRPAQSFLMNKNQVPKLQPQITMIPPSAQPPRTQTPPLGQPPQLGLKTNPPLIQEKPAKTTKKPPPSKEELLKQTEAVVTEYLNNGNANDAVNTVREMRAPKHFIPEMLSKVIIQSLDRSDEDKEKASTLISLLKQEGIATSDNFMQAFLNVLDQCPKLEVDIPLVKSYLAQFAARAIISELVSISELAQPLESGTHFPLFLLCLQQLAKLQDREWLTELFQQSKVNMQKMLPEIDQNKDRMLEILEGKGLSFLFPLLKLEKELLKQIKSDPSPQAIYKWIKDNISPKLHVDKGFVNILMTSFLQYISSEVNPPSDESDSSSVPSKEQLEQEKQLLLSFKPVMQKFLHDHVDLQVSALYALQVHCYNNNFPKGMLLRFFVHFYDMEIIEEEAFLAWKEDITQEFPGKGKALFQVNQWLTWLETAEEEESEEEAD, translated from the exons cttttggaaaagaagaagagagtCCAACTCAAAGATATGGGGGAGGATTTGGAGTGCCTCTGTCAGATAATGAGGACAGTGGGACCTAGATTAGACCATGCAAAAGCCAAG tcctTAATGGATCAGTACTTTGCCCGTATGCGCTCCTTGATGTCAAGTAAGGAATTGCCAGCAAGGATTCGTTTCCTGCTGCAG GATACTGTGGAGTTGAGAGAACACAACTGGGTTCCTCGCAAAGCTTTTCTTGACAATGGACCAAAGACTATCAATCAAATCCGTCAAGATGCAGTAAAA GATCTGGGAGTTTTTATTCCTGCTCCTATGTCTCAAGGGATGAGAAGCGACTTCTTTCTGGAGGGACCGTTTATGCCACCCAGGATGAAACTTGACAGGGACCCACTTGGAGGGCTTGCTGATATGTTCGGACAAATGCCAG GTAGCGGAATTGGTACTGGTCCAGGAGTTATTCAGGATAGATTTTCACCCACCATGGGACGCCATCGTTCAAACCAACTTTTCAATGGCCATGGGGGTCACCTCATGCCTTCTGCTCAATCCCAGTTTGGAGAACTAGGCAaatcttttctgaaaagtcag ATTAGCCTGAGACCTGCTCAGTCTTTTCTAATGAACAAAAACCAAGTGCCAAAGCTTCAGCCCCAGATAACTATGATTCCTCCTAGTGCTCAACCACCACGCACTCAGACACCACCTTTGGGACAG CCTCCTCAACTTGGTCTTAAAACAAATCCACCGCTTATACAAGAAAAACCTGCAAAGACCACCAAGAAACCACCTCCTTCTAAAGAAGAGCTACTTAAACAAACT gaagCCGTTGTGACTGAGTATCTGAATAATGGAAATGCTAATGATGCTGTCAATACTGTGAGAGAAATGAGAGCTCCAAAACACTTCATTCCTGAGATGTTGAGCAAAGTAATCATTCAATCCCTAGATAGATCAGATgaagacaaagagaaagcaagTACTTTGATCAGCTTGCTCAAACAGGAGGGAATAGCCACAAGTGACAACTTCATGCAG GCATTCCTGAATGTATTGGACCAGTGCCCCAAACTGGAGGTGGACATCCCATTGGTGAAATCCTACTTAGCACAGTTCGCAGCCCGTGCCATTATTTCAGAACTGGTGAGCATTTCAGAACTGGCTCAACCACTGGAAAGTGGCACCCATTTCCCTCTCTTCCTGCTTTGCCTTCAGCAGTTAGCTAAGTTACAAGATCGTGAATGGCTAACAGAATTGTTCCAACAAAGCAAAGTGAATATGCAGAAAATGTTACCAG AAATTGACCAGAACAAGGACCGCATGCTGGAGATCTTAGAAGGGAAGGGGCTTAGCTTCTTGTTCCCGCTTCTGAAACTGGAGAAGGAACtgctaaagcaaataaaatcGGATCCATCCCCTCAAGCCATCTATAAGTGGATTAAAGATAACATTTCACCCAAACTTCATGTAGATAAGGGATTTGTGAATATATTGATGACCAG tttCTTGCAGTATATTTCTAGTGAAGTAAACCCACCTAGTGACGAATCGGATTCTTCATCTGTTCCATCTAAAGAGCAgttagagcaggaaaaacaactGCTTCTTTCCTTCAAGCCAGTAATGCAGAAGTTCCTCCATGACCATGTTGATCTGCAAGTGAGTGCTTTATATGCACTCCAGGTGCACTGCTACAACAATAACTTTCCAAAAG GCATGTTACTGCGCTTCTTTGTTCATTTCTATGACATGGAGATCATTGAAGAAGAAGCCTTTTTGGCATGGAAAGAAGATATTACTCAAGAGTTTCCAGGGAAGGGCAAAGCTTTATTCCAG GTAAACCAATGGCTAACCTGGCtggaaactgctgaagaagaagaatctgaagaaGAAGCTGACTAA
- the EIF4G2 gene encoding eukaryotic translation initiation factor 4 gamma 2 isoform X1, with protein MLGNIKFIGELGKLDLIHESILHKCIKTLLEKKKRVQLKDMGEDLECLCQIMRTVGPRLDHAKAKSLMDQYFARMRSLMSSKELPARIRFLLQDTVELREHNWVPRKAFLDNGPKTINQIRQDAVKDLGVFIPAPMSQGMRSDFFLEGPFMPPRMKLDRDPLGGLADMFGQMPGSGIGTGPGVIQDRFSPTMGRHRSNQLFNGHGGHLMPSAQSQFGELGKSFLKSQGQSQLYHNQNQGLLSQQQGQSKDMPPRFSKKGQLNADEISLRPAQSFLMNKNQVPKLQPQITMIPPSAQPPRTQTPPLGQPPQLGLKTNPPLIQEKPAKTTKKPPPSKEELLKQTEAVVTEYLNNGNANDAVNTVREMRAPKHFIPEMLSKVIIQSLDRSDEDKEKASTLISLLKQEGIATSDNFMQAFLNVLDQCPKLEVDIPLVKSYLAQFAARAIISELVSISELAQPLESGTHFPLFLLCLQQLAKLQDREWLTELFQQSKVNMQKMLPEIDQNKDRMLEILEGKGLSFLFPLLKLEKELLKQIKSDPSPQAIYKWIKDNISPKLHVDKGFVNILMTSFLQYISSEVNPPSDESDSSSVPSKEQLEQEKQLLLSFKPVMQKFLHDHVDLQVSALYALQVHCYNNNFPKGMLLRFFVHFYDMEIIEEEAFLAWKEDITQEFPGKGKALFQVNQWLTWLETAEEEESEEEAD; from the exons cttttggaaaagaagaagagagtCCAACTCAAAGATATGGGGGAGGATTTGGAGTGCCTCTGTCAGATAATGAGGACAGTGGGACCTAGATTAGACCATGCAAAAGCCAAG tcctTAATGGATCAGTACTTTGCCCGTATGCGCTCCTTGATGTCAAGTAAGGAATTGCCAGCAAGGATTCGTTTCCTGCTGCAG GATACTGTGGAGTTGAGAGAACACAACTGGGTTCCTCGCAAAGCTTTTCTTGACAATGGACCAAAGACTATCAATCAAATCCGTCAAGATGCAGTAAAA GATCTGGGAGTTTTTATTCCTGCTCCTATGTCTCAAGGGATGAGAAGCGACTTCTTTCTGGAGGGACCGTTTATGCCACCCAGGATGAAACTTGACAGGGACCCACTTGGAGGGCTTGCTGATATGTTCGGACAAATGCCAG GTAGCGGAATTGGTACTGGTCCAGGAGTTATTCAGGATAGATTTTCACCCACCATGGGACGCCATCGTTCAAACCAACTTTTCAATGGCCATGGGGGTCACCTCATGCCTTCTGCTCAATCCCAGTTTGGAGAACTAGGCAaatcttttctgaaaagtcag GGGCAAAGCCAGCTCTACCATAACCAGAATCAGGGACTCTTATCCCAGCAACAAGGACAGTCGAAGGATATGCCACCTCGGTTTTCTAAGAAAGGACAGCTTAATGCAGATGAG ATTAGCCTGAGACCTGCTCAGTCTTTTCTAATGAACAAAAACCAAGTGCCAAAGCTTCAGCCCCAGATAACTATGATTCCTCCTAGTGCTCAACCACCACGCACTCAGACACCACCTTTGGGACAG CCTCCTCAACTTGGTCTTAAAACAAATCCACCGCTTATACAAGAAAAACCTGCAAAGACCACCAAGAAACCACCTCCTTCTAAAGAAGAGCTACTTAAACAAACT gaagCCGTTGTGACTGAGTATCTGAATAATGGAAATGCTAATGATGCTGTCAATACTGTGAGAGAAATGAGAGCTCCAAAACACTTCATTCCTGAGATGTTGAGCAAAGTAATCATTCAATCCCTAGATAGATCAGATgaagacaaagagaaagcaagTACTTTGATCAGCTTGCTCAAACAGGAGGGAATAGCCACAAGTGACAACTTCATGCAG GCATTCCTGAATGTATTGGACCAGTGCCCCAAACTGGAGGTGGACATCCCATTGGTGAAATCCTACTTAGCACAGTTCGCAGCCCGTGCCATTATTTCAGAACTGGTGAGCATTTCAGAACTGGCTCAACCACTGGAAAGTGGCACCCATTTCCCTCTCTTCCTGCTTTGCCTTCAGCAGTTAGCTAAGTTACAAGATCGTGAATGGCTAACAGAATTGTTCCAACAAAGCAAAGTGAATATGCAGAAAATGTTACCAG AAATTGACCAGAACAAGGACCGCATGCTGGAGATCTTAGAAGGGAAGGGGCTTAGCTTCTTGTTCCCGCTTCTGAAACTGGAGAAGGAACtgctaaagcaaataaaatcGGATCCATCCCCTCAAGCCATCTATAAGTGGATTAAAGATAACATTTCACCCAAACTTCATGTAGATAAGGGATTTGTGAATATATTGATGACCAG tttCTTGCAGTATATTTCTAGTGAAGTAAACCCACCTAGTGACGAATCGGATTCTTCATCTGTTCCATCTAAAGAGCAgttagagcaggaaaaacaactGCTTCTTTCCTTCAAGCCAGTAATGCAGAAGTTCCTCCATGACCATGTTGATCTGCAAGTGAGTGCTTTATATGCACTCCAGGTGCACTGCTACAACAATAACTTTCCAAAAG GCATGTTACTGCGCTTCTTTGTTCATTTCTATGACATGGAGATCATTGAAGAAGAAGCCTTTTTGGCATGGAAAGAAGATATTACTCAAGAGTTTCCAGGGAAGGGCAAAGCTTTATTCCAG GTAAACCAATGGCTAACCTGGCtggaaactgctgaagaagaagaatctgaagaaGAAGCTGACTAA